A section of the Pseudomonas lini genome encodes:
- a CDS encoding metal ABC transporter ATP-binding protein, giving the protein MTAKETISQTTPESPVGASLLAKASSQSTSSLNDTPHSSDRRPETGSLPQVSGPTLDFAEVSLTLGRTTILDTVTFQVHPGSVHALVGPNGGGKSSLIKTLLGQMPHQGRLSLQWPGEPGTIGYVPQALEFDRGLPMTVDDFMAAMCQRRPAFLGLSKHYAAAIGEALERVGMQDKRKRRMGALSGGERQRVLLAQGLIPAPQLLVLDEPMSALDEAGIQVFERLLGDWRQSGITVLWIEHDLEAVARLADRVTGLNRRVLFDATPKQALTPERLLTLFSTHPRSAA; this is encoded by the coding sequence ATGACGGCTAAAGAAACCATCAGCCAGACCACCCCCGAATCCCCTGTGGGAGCGAGCCTGCTCGCGAAGGCGTCCAGTCAGTCAACATCATCGTTAAATGACACACCGCATTCGTCGGATCGCCGTCCGGAGACAGGCTCGCTCCCACAGGTTTCGGGGCCGACGCTGGATTTCGCCGAAGTCAGCCTCACGCTGGGTCGTACGACAATCCTCGACACGGTGACCTTTCAAGTCCATCCCGGCAGCGTGCATGCATTGGTCGGCCCCAACGGTGGCGGCAAGAGTTCGCTGATCAAGACCCTGCTGGGGCAGATGCCGCATCAGGGTCGCTTGAGTCTGCAATGGCCGGGCGAACCGGGGACCATCGGCTACGTGCCCCAGGCGCTGGAATTCGATCGCGGTTTACCGATGACTGTCGATGACTTCATGGCCGCCATGTGCCAGCGGCGCCCGGCGTTCCTCGGGTTGAGCAAACATTACGCGGCAGCCATTGGCGAGGCACTGGAACGAGTAGGCATGCAAGACAAGCGCAAGCGGCGCATGGGCGCTCTCTCCGGCGGTGAACGCCAACGCGTTTTGTTGGCCCAGGGACTGATTCCGGCGCCACAGTTGCTGGTGCTCGACGAACCGATGTCGGCCCTCGATGAGGCTGGTATTCAAGTGTTCGAACGGCTGCTGGGTGACTGGCGCCAGAGTGGCATAACCGTGCTGTGGATCGAGCATGATCTGGAAGCGGTCGCGCGACTGGCGGACCGGGTCACCGGGCTCAATCGCCGGGTGCTGTTCGATGCCACGCCGAAACAGGCACTGACTCCGGAGCGACTGCTGACCTTGTTTTCGACCCATCCCCGGAGCGCTGCCTGA
- a CDS encoding metal ABC transporter substrate-binding protein, with amino-acid sequence MPSSSQRHPFFHLLLVGLFACLLTPLASADEAKRLRIGITLHPYYSYVANIVGDKAEVVPLIPAGFNPHAYEPRAEDIKRISGLDVVVLNGVGHDDFADRMIAASETPNIKVIEANENVPLLAATGVAARGAGKVVNPHTFLSISASIAQVNNIARELGKLDPSNAKTYTQNARAYGKRLRQMRADALAKLTQAPNAELRVATVHAAYDYLLREFGLEVTAVVEPAHGIEPSPSQLKKTIDQLRELDVKVIFSEMDFPSTYVETIQRESGVKLYPLSHISYGEYTADKYEKEMTGNLNTVVRAIQESGA; translated from the coding sequence ATGCCTAGTTCATCTCAACGTCATCCCTTTTTTCACCTGCTGCTGGTCGGCCTGTTTGCCTGTTTGCTGACCCCTTTGGCCAGTGCCGATGAAGCCAAGCGCCTGCGCATCGGCATCACCCTGCACCCTTATTACAGTTACGTGGCCAACATCGTCGGTGACAAGGCCGAAGTGGTGCCGCTGATCCCGGCCGGTTTCAACCCGCATGCCTACGAGCCGCGGGCCGAAGACATCAAACGCATCAGCGGGCTGGACGTGGTCGTGCTCAACGGCGTGGGCCATGACGATTTCGCCGACCGCATGATTGCCGCCAGCGAAACCCCGAACATCAAGGTGATCGAAGCCAACGAAAATGTGCCCCTCTTGGCCGCCACCGGTGTCGCTGCCCGCGGTGCCGGCAAGGTGGTCAATCCGCACACGTTCCTGTCGATCAGCGCCTCCATTGCCCAGGTCAACAACATCGCCCGGGAACTGGGCAAGCTTGACCCGAGCAACGCCAAAACCTACACCCAGAACGCCCGCGCCTACGGCAAACGCCTGCGGCAGATGCGCGCCGATGCCCTGGCAAAACTGACCCAGGCGCCGAACGCGGAGTTGCGCGTGGCCACGGTGCATGCCGCCTACGACTATTTGCTGCGCGAGTTTGGCCTGGAAGTGACTGCCGTGGTCGAGCCGGCCCACGGTATCGAACCGAGCCCCAGCCAGCTGAAAAAAACCATCGATCAACTGCGGGAACTGGACGTGAAAGTGATCTTCTCGGAGATGGATTTCCCGTCCACTTACGTCGAGACCATCCAGCGTGAATCCGGGGTGAAGTTGTACCCGCTGTCGCACATTTCCTATGGCGAATACACCGCCGACAAGTACGAAAAAGAAATGACCGGCAACCTCAACACCGTGGTCCGGGCGATTCAGGAGTCCGGCGCATGA